The Legionella lansingensis DNA window CCAGGGATTTTTAGCATTCGAATCAAAGCCAGTTGCTGTATATCCCCTGATTTAGCGCCATCAAGATCCACGAGATGCAAGCGTTGTGCACCTTGCTTTGCATAGTGCTGCGCCAGTTTTATTGGTGAGTCCTTATAAACCGATACCCGATTGAAATTGCCTTGTTGTAGACGCACGCATTTGCCTTGTTGCAAGTCAATTGCTGGAATAACTAACATCTTTTCTCCGATTGCAAAAAATTATTAAGTAATTTAAGCCCTACATCTGCCGATTTCTCGGGATGAAATTGCATTCCGTAAATGTTTTTATACTGCACAATGGCTGTAAATGACTGACTGTATTGACAGCCAGCTAAGGCATAATCAGTAGTTAAAAGGGCATAACTGTGGACAAAATAAACATAGTCGTTTGCATGCAACCCTTGCGCTAGCGGGGATGCTTTATGCCAAAGCAAACGGTTCCATCCCATATGAGGGACGGGGTAATCTGTTTTACCGGGTAGACGTTTTGCGCAGCCGGGAATGAGTTTTAAGCAATCGACATCATCTTCCTCGCTATGCTCAAGTAACAACTGCATCCCAAGACAAATGCCTAAAATGGGTTGCGATAGTTGTGGCAATATCTCCGTTAGGTGATGGTAGCGCAAGGCCTGCATTGCAACTCCGGCAGCGCCTACTCCTGGCAGGATAATGTGACTTGCTTTTTCAAGATCTTGGGCATTGTGAGTCAACATGTACTGATAGCCTAGTCGACTAATAGCATTGGTAAGTGAGGTTAGGTTATTTCCGGTCACATCAATAACAGCAATCATAGGATCCCCTTAGTCGAAGGTAAATCAGTGTCACATTGAGCACAGGCTTGCCGTAAGGCTCGCCCTAGGGCTTTAAAGCAAGATTCAATCATGTGGTGGTGATTTTGACCCTTAACATTGACGTGGATGGTTGCGTTTAAGCTATTGGCAAAGGAATGAAAAAAATGCGGTACCATCTCAGTGGCCATGCCACCCACAAACTCGCGCGTGAATTGTCCTTCAAAGACACAATAACTGCGTCCGCTCAGATCAATCACCACGGTGGCTAGAGATTCATCCATAGGTAGCGTAAATCCATAGCGCGCAATGCCCAGTTTATCGCCCAAGGCTTTTTTTAGAGCTTCCCCCAGAGCAATGGCGCTATCCTCGATGAGATGATGCTCATCAACGTCCACATCACCTTTTGCCTTAACACATAAGCTAAAACCTCCATGTTTTGCTACTTGTTCCAGCATATGACTAAAAAAGCCAATGGGTGTATCGATCTTACTAGGCGCTTCTTTATCCAGAGTTAAGCTCAGCTCTAGCAAGGTTTCTTTTGTTCGGCGAACAATGGTTGCTGTGCGCTCACGGTTCAAAATGACTCGGGTAATTTCTTGCCAGCCATGACTGGATGTAACTGGAAGAAAAGCTATACCAAGATTTTCTGCAAGTTCCCTGTCAGTGTCTCGGTCGCCAATGACCCAAGAATTATCGCGATCAATGGTTGTCTGTTGTAAAAAATTAATCAATAGGCCCGTTTTGGGTTTACGACAATTGCAATTCTCAGCTGCTTTATGAGGACAAATGAAAATCTCACGAAAGTAAATGGCTTGCGAGGCAAATAATTGCAGCACAAAATCATGGCAGCTTTGAAAATTCACTTGCGGGAAACTCTCTGTGCCAAGTCCATCCTGGTTGCTGACCATGACCAAGGTAAAACCTGCTTTAATCAGAGCAAGTAATGAAGGGATAACAGATGAGCACAGCCGGATCTTGTGGAGTTCATCCACTTGAAAATCCTCTGGTTCTTCAATGAGCGTACCGTCTCTGTCAATAAATAACACTTTTTCCATCTCATTATCCTAGTCGGGAGTAAAAGCAGCGAGTGCATTTAGCAACTGCCTGTTTTGTGATTCGTTACCTACTGTAATACGCATCATGTTCTTCAGTGGCTCATGCGCAAAATAACGTACGGCGATGTCCTGATTGGCAAAATGCTGCATAAGTGAATGCGCGTAAGGACTTTTAACCAAAATAAAATTGGTTCGTGTGGGGAAAATGTGTTCTATCCAGGGCGATTCTTTTAACTGCCGCATTATGTCGGCACGTGCTGTTAGAATTCGCTGCACATTGGTAGTGAACCAATCTTTGCTGATTAATGCCGTTTTGGCCAATTGGATGACCGCAGACGATAGGGTATAAGGTGCCATGGCATTTTTTAAAGCTTCGATGACTTGAGCTCGTCCAATAACTGCTCCGAGGCGTAAGCCTGCCATGCCATAAGCTTTGGATAACGTGCGTAATATAATTAAGTTATCAAAAGATGAGAGTAGGGTGGTTGCACTTGGCGCTTCGGCAAAGTCGATATAAGCTTCATCAACAACGATCACCGCCTTGTTTCTAAAATACTCACATAGCTCTGCTATCATTACTAACTCCAGCATATTTCCTGTGGGATTGTTAGGTTGGCATAGGATGATAAGCTTGCAATTGGGTTGCCATGCGACGATTAATTGGTCCATCGCTAGTGAAAAATTATTCTCAACTATCAGCGGACAGTTAATTATCTTGGCTTGTTGTAAATGAGCATAAAAAGCATACATTGGAAAAGTGGGGGGGCATTGCAAAACACTATCAATGCCTGCACGTAAAAAGACACGCATGATGAGATCAATGCCATCATCACTCCCTCTTGTCAGAACCATCTCTTCGCTTTTTATTTGATAGTGAGCAGCCATAAGCATTTGTAGTTCCTGCTGCGCTCGTCCATTGGGATAATGATTTAAACAAACATTTTCCATCGTCACTGGAGACCAGGGCAATTCATTGGCATGCAGCCGACAGCCTAAATCATCACCTGTAGGGATATAGGGATTAATTATCTTTAAGTCTGGACGAATCAAATCTAATACGGACATCTCCACTCCTAAGGGGTTGTAAAATTTTCAGTTTGCAGTTCGGAATGCAAAAAGTCCATGCGCAATTTCACCGCACTGGCATGAGCATCTAACCCCTCAATCAAGGCCAACGTTTGTGCTGCTTCACCTACTGCGCAAATCCCTTGCTTAGTAACACGTTGAATCGTTAAAGCCTTCAGAAAATCTAACGTTCCGAGACCACTGTGATTGCGAGCATAACCATTCGTGGGCAGAACATGATTGCTGCCAGTAACGTAATCTCCGAGTGTTTCTGCTGCCCAACCGCCAACAAAAATAGTGCCTGCAGCGGTTATTTTGGATAACCAGCGAGTGGCGTCAGAGCGATTAAGAATTAGATGTTCTGGTGCATAGGCATTAATTATTTTGATTTGCTCAATGTCTTGAGAACAAAGGAGAATGCAGCTATGTTGTAAGGCTTCTTTTATAATATTTTTTCTAGATAAATTACTGAGTTGTTGAACAACAAGTTGTCTAACCCTATTAGCAAATTGCTCACTCTCACAGAGCAAAATGACTTGTGAATCCACCCCATGTTCTGCTTGTGCAAGCAAATCAGCGGCAACAAAAGCAGGATTTGCTTCATCATCTGCAGCGATCATCACCTCTGATGGTCCAGCAGGCATATCAATGGCAGCCCCAAGAGGGTCTATTGCAACTTGATTCTTGGCTTCAGTGACAAAGCTATTACCAGGTCCGAATATCTTGTCTACTTTGGGGATTGATTCTGTCCCATAAGCCATGGCTGCAATGGCTTGGGCACCACCAACCTGATAGATCGTATCTATGCCGCATAGTCGTGCTGCAACCAATAGATGAGGGTCAAGAGAACCTCCTTGATTGGGAGGAGTACATAATATTTTGCTAGGACAACCTGCTACCTTTGCTGGGATAGCCTGCATTAGGAGTGAGGAGACTAAGGGCGTTTTATTGCCTCCCGGAATATATAAACCTACTTTGTTGATTGGTCTGTAAATGCGTTCAATCGCTATGCCTGTTGTCGTCACAATTTCTTTAGGTTGGGGTATAAGCTCCTCATGATAGGCGGTGATGGTATCAATGGCTGTTGTTAAAGCGGCCATGGCTACAGGAGAAATCTCAGCTTGTACGATAAGATCCATGGGCACTTGTAACGTTTCTAAATCAATACCATCAAACGCTCGAGTGAGTGCTCGTAGAGCTCTATCGCCATCCTTTTTTATTGTGGTGATAATTTCTTCAACCTGCGTCTTAAAGTGCTGATTTTGTTTGGGCCTAGCCAATGTTTGCTTTTTTTCTTCTGGGGACAGGGTTTGCCATGCATGAATATTTAACATCAACTCACTCCAACATTTTTTCAATCGGTAAGACCAGAATGGAGCTGGCACCAAGTGATTGAATGGTTTCTAAGGTATTCCAGAAAATTCTTTCACTGGAAACAACGTGTACAGCTACTTTTTCAGAGTGAGGCAAAGGAATGATAGTCGGAGATTCTGCTCCTGGTAGTCGTTGACAAATTCGTTCCAATGCCTGTTTGGGGGCATGAAAAAGGATATATTTACGTTCCAGTGCTTGTTGAACGGCTTGGATGCGACGTTGTAACATCACGAATAAATCTTCGAATGTTTCCTCAGCAACGTCCTGGGCTCGAATAAAGGTGGCTTGACTGGCTAACACAGTATCAACTTCAACGAGTTTATTTTCTTCTAAAGTTTGACCACTGGATACTAAAT harbors:
- the hisH gene encoding imidazole glycerol phosphate synthase subunit HisH; the protein is MIAVIDVTGNNLTSLTNAISRLGYQYMLTHNAQDLEKASHIILPGVGAAGVAMQALRYHHLTEILPQLSQPILGICLGMQLLLEHSEEDDVDCLKLIPGCAKRLPGKTDYPVPHMGWNRLLWHKASPLAQGLHANDYVYFVHSYALLTTDYALAGCQYSQSFTAIVQYKNIYGMQFHPEKSADVGLKLLNNFLQSEKRC
- the hisB gene encoding bifunctional histidinol-phosphatase/imidazoleglycerol-phosphate dehydratase HisB codes for the protein MEKVLFIDRDGTLIEEPEDFQVDELHKIRLCSSVIPSLLALIKAGFTLVMVSNQDGLGTESFPQVNFQSCHDFVLQLFASQAIYFREIFICPHKAAENCNCRKPKTGLLINFLQQTTIDRDNSWVIGDRDTDRELAENLGIAFLPVTSSHGWQEITRVILNRERTATIVRRTKETLLELSLTLDKEAPSKIDTPIGFFSHMLEQVAKHGGFSLCVKAKGDVDVDEHHLIEDSAIALGEALKKALGDKLGIARYGFTLPMDESLATVVIDLSGRSYCVFEGQFTREFVGGMATEMVPHFFHSFANSLNATIHVNVKGQNHHHMIESCFKALGRALRQACAQCDTDLPSTKGIL
- the hisD gene encoding histidinol dehydrogenase, translating into MLNIHAWQTLSPEEKKQTLARPKQNQHFKTQVEEIITTIKKDGDRALRALTRAFDGIDLETLQVPMDLIVQAEISPVAMAALTTAIDTITAYHEELIPQPKEIVTTTGIAIERIYRPINKVGLYIPGGNKTPLVSSLLMQAIPAKVAGCPSKILCTPPNQGGSLDPHLLVAARLCGIDTIYQVGGAQAIAAMAYGTESIPKVDKIFGPGNSFVTEAKNQVAIDPLGAAIDMPAGPSEVMIAADDEANPAFVAADLLAQAEHGVDSQVILLCESEQFANRVRQLVVQQLSNLSRKNIIKEALQHSCILLCSQDIEQIKIINAYAPEHLILNRSDATRWLSKITAAGTIFVGGWAAETLGDYVTGSNHVLPTNGYARNHSGLGTLDFLKALTIQRVTKQGICAVGEAAQTLALIEGLDAHASAVKLRMDFLHSELQTENFTTP
- the hisC gene encoding histidinol-phosphate transaminase, with the translated sequence MSVLDLIRPDLKIINPYIPTGDDLGCRLHANELPWSPVTMENVCLNHYPNGRAQQELQMLMAAHYQIKSEEMVLTRGSDDGIDLIMRVFLRAGIDSVLQCPPTFPMYAFYAHLQQAKIINCPLIVENNFSLAMDQLIVAWQPNCKLIILCQPNNPTGNMLELVMIAELCEYFRNKAVIVVDEAYIDFAEAPSATTLLSSFDNLIILRTLSKAYGMAGLRLGAVIGRAQVIEALKNAMAPYTLSSAVIQLAKTALISKDWFTTNVQRILTARADIMRQLKESPWIEHIFPTRTNFILVKSPYAHSLMQHFANQDIAVRYFAHEPLKNMMRITVGNESQNRQLLNALAAFTPD